In Bacteroidota bacterium, the DNA window TTTTTTCAATACTTCTATGCTTATCTCTGAGCTAACTTCTTTGTTATCATAGTCAGCTTCCTGCCTAGATGCTTTTAATTCACGAATTTGATTGCGTAAATATCTTTTTTTATATTTATCGTTTGTCATTCTTCCATACATTGTAACAAACTTATTAATTAAATATGTATGTGAAGAGCCTTTATGTTGCTGAGTTTCTTCATGAAAATCTTCATAACTAATTTCTGATTTGTAAATATATAGATATTTGATTTTTTGAAATACTGCATAATAAGAACAATGCACAGAAGGTGCAAACAATTTATTACTAATTAACAAATTAGCGCCTTTAATATTACATTTTGATTTATTGTTTAAATAATTCATATTAATAGTTGCAATTTGAATAATATACTAATTTTTTAACGAAGCAAATATACAATTATATTGCAATAATCAAATATTGTTGGTAAAAACGATTAAATTTATTGATGCTTGTAAAAAATACTAAAAAAGAAATAGTAATTGAACCTAAAATTATCAATCATAATTTTTCTCAAAAAAAATTCGTCAATATTATTATTTATTTTTTAATCTTCGTAATTATTTAATATCTAATAATTTTGTGAAAAAAGTTCAATTATTAAATAGTTTTGTAAGTTTCTTTTATCCGAAACTTTGTGCTGCTTGTAAAGTAGTTTTAAACAAAAATGAAGAAAATATTTGTTTGAATTGCCTTGCCACTTTACCGAAAACAAATTTTCACCTTTTGCCTGATAATCCAATTAAAAAAATA includes these proteins:
- a CDS encoding HEPN domain-containing protein: MNYLNNKSKCNIKGANLLISNKLFAPSVHCSYYAVFQKIKYLYIYKSEISYEDFHEETQQHKGSSHTYLINKFVTMYGRMTNDKYKKRYLRNQIRELKASRQEADYDNKEVSSEISIEVLKKSKKIISNINKLI